A single window of Gossypium hirsutum isolate 1008001.06 chromosome A10, Gossypium_hirsutum_v2.1, whole genome shotgun sequence DNA harbors:
- the LOC107897630 gene encoding protein RADIALIS-like 3 yields MASNSLTSSRTSGSSWTAKQNKLFEKALAKYDKDTPDRWHNIAKAVGGKSVEEVKLHYEILVRDLKDIESGRYPYPYPTN; encoded by the coding sequence ATGGCATCTAATTCTCTCACTTCCTCACGTACCTCTGGCTCGTCCTGGACGGCAAAGCAAAACAAACTGTTCGAGAAGGCTCTGGCTAAATATGACAAAGACACTCCTGACCGCTGGCATAACATTGCCAAGGCTGTGGGTGGAAAGTCAGTTGAGGAAGTCAAGCTGCACTATGAGATCCTAGTCAGGGATCTCAAAGACATTGAGTCTGGCCGCTACCCTTATCCATATCCAACCAACTAA